The following proteins are co-located in the Manihot esculenta cultivar AM560-2 chromosome 7, M.esculenta_v8, whole genome shotgun sequence genome:
- the LOC110619706 gene encoding inactive poly [ADP-ribose] polymerase RCD1 — MEAKVAKVLDSNSQSVMLGLKRKRASRYAAYFAEASRITSPEWPTVRFSTYKPRKQRRLTGSRSKVVSCGCHFRRSLLRCYSNFMRTGVLLRLMFYQNGEWTDFSPDIVALVRKDLQERKPAIELELEGQRCMLDLLHMFLVDMKTGFQQPIAWIDEKGGCFFPEIFIDNREPQACCQHNCVNDQGPTFREPKVPHEIRLQLEIDINGLDHCQSKLECSGESDAFVKHIEIVQNPMSVNVVEVEDNCNRKPDEQISQFFEENQHIKTNVSTGIESVNEKLDSDTVQNMFLTGMKNFSVTDILDIRRCSSTPMQAQLEIFQKQIELTKRCRGDANVRYAWLASSKALLSTVKLYGLGNCGQSASKSKYGIGVHLYAANCCESSANFCDVDENGVRHMVLCRVILGKMELVQPGSQQWYPSSENFDSGVDDLQNPSQYIVWSMNMNTHIYPEFVVSFKSSSHAEGILAGTDIKHDVSGITTSSQGAQQNVPNESPVDLNLPVESPDLNLPTECPIAGLGSVSQPESGGSLGKAPSFGSNNTRTPKSPWMPFPMLFSAISSKVPRAEMERVTTYYEQFQAKKISRGDFIKRLRLIVGDALLKSTITSLQCKIPLVGTGTVKSTAEG, encoded by the exons ATGGAAGCCAAGGTCGCAAAGGTATTGGATAGTAATAGCCAAAGCGTTATGCTTGGTCTGAAAAGAAAACGAGCATCCCGTTATGCAGCATATTTCGCTGAAGCTTCTCGCATTACCTCACCTGAGTGGCCAACTGTGCGTTTTTCAACCTATAAGCCTAGGAAACAGAGGAGACTAACTGGAAGCCGAAGCAAGGTTGTGAGCTGTGGGTGTCATTTTAGAAGATCTTTGCTTCGGTGTTATTCCAATTTTATGAGGACTGGGGTGCTGCTACGTCTTATGTTTTATCAGAATGGTGAATGGACTGATTTTTCTCCAGATATTGTTGCTTTGGTTAGGAAGGATCTTCAAGAGAGGAAACCGGCTATTGAGCTTGAGTTAGAGGGCCAACGCTGTATGCTGGATCTCTTGCATATGTTTCTAGTGGACATGAAGACGGGTTTTCAGCAACCAATTGCTTGGATTGATGAGAAAGGTGGCTGTTTCTTTCCGGAAATTTTCATTGACAACAGGGAGCCACAAGCGTGCTGCCAGCATAATTGTGTGAATGACCAAGGACCTACATTTAGAGAGCCTAAAGTACCTCATGAGATAAGGTTGCAGCTGGAAATTGACATAAATGGACTGGATCATTGTCAGTCTAAGTTAGAGTGCAGTGGAGAGTCGGATGCTTTTGTCAAGCATATTGAAATTGTTCAAAATCCTATGAGTGTGAATGTTGTGGAAGTTGAGGATAATTGCAACAGGAAGCCCGATGAACAAATTAGTCAATTTTTTGAGGAAAATCAACATATTAAAACAAATGTATCCACTGGAATTGAATCTGTTAATGAAAAGTTGGATTCTGATACTGTACAAAATATGTTTCTTACAGGCATGAAGAATTTTAGTGTTACTGACATACTTGATATTCGTCGTTGCTCTAGTACTCCAATGCAAGCCCAATTGGAGATTTTCCAGAAGCAGATTGAACTAACAAAAAGGTGTCGTGGTGATGCAAATGTTCGATATGCTTGGCTTGCTTCCTCTAAAGCATTACTATCTACAGTAAAGTTGTATGGACTTGGAAATTGCGGGCAATCCGCAAGTAAGTCCAAATATGGCATTGGTGTTCATCTGTATGCAGCAAACTGCTGTGAATCCAG TGCAAATTTTTGTGATGTTGACGAAAATGGAGTGCGGCACATGGTACTTTGTCGTGTAATATTGGGAAAAATGGAGCTTGTTCAACCTGGGAGTCAGCAGTGGTATCCCAGTAGTGAGAATTTTGATAGTGGTGTTGATGACCTTCAAAATCCAAGCCAGTATATAGTCTGGAGTATGAATATGAACACCCATATTTATCCAGAATTTGTTGTTAGTTTCAAGAGCTCTTCTCATGCTGAAG GGATTTTGGCTGGAACTGATATAAAACATGATGTTTCTGGTATCACTACATCTTCACAAGGTGCTCAGCAAAATGTACCAAATGAGTCTCCTGTTGATCTGAACCTGCCAGTAGAATCTCCTGATTTGAATCTACCAACAGAGTGCCCTATAGCTGGCCTG GGAAGTGTGAGCCAACCAGAATCTGGGGGATCTCTGGGAAAAGCTCCAAGTTTTGGTTCAAATAATACAAGGACCCCTAAATCCCCTTGGATGCCTTTTCCTATGTTGTTTTCTGCAATCTCAAGTAAAGTCCCTCGTGCAGAAATGGAACGTGTAACTACTTATTATGAACAATTCCAG GCCAAGAAGATAAGCAGGGGAGATTTTATCAAAAGGTTGAGATTAATAGTTGGAGATGCCTTACTGAAGTCAACAATAACAAGTCTTCAATGCAAG ATACCATTGGTGGGAACAGGCACAGTCAAATCAACTGCAGAAGGTTAA